GAAAAAGGCCAATACTCCAGGTGCGTACTGTGCCCTGATCCTGGGTGCGCTGGTGCCGCTCAACTTCCTGATTATGACCGAAAACCAGCACCTGGTGCCCGAGTTTTTGTTGCCACTGGTCGAAAACTCCAACCTCGTCGGGATTACCAGCCTGGCCCTGGGCGGCCTCGCTATGCTGGTCGTTGCCTCGCTCACGCAGCGCTCGCACCCGCCGCGTCCTTTAGACTTTAGCAACATGGAGTAGTGCAATGGATGTCGAAACCTGGAAAGTCTTCTGGCAATTCGTCTTTATTGCCGCTAGCGTCCTCTTTTACGGCATTGTTATCGCCGTCGCCTACAAAGGCTTTGGCGATGTGGTCAAGATGATCCGCAACATGGCTGCCGGCCGCGGGGCCAGCGAATCCGCCTCAGACTCCCAGCACGAGTGACGCAGCGCATATACTGGCGTTGCGCTAATTCAATCAAGGAAATCGCGATGATCAATGCGACCTTATGCTATGTTAAAAATGGCAATAAAACGCTGATGCTGCACCGAGTGAAAAAGGAAAATGATATACACGAGGGCAAATGGAATGGTCTGGGTGGCAAAATGGAAGCGGGTGAGACGCCTGAGGAATGCGTTATTCGAGAGGTGCGCGAGGAGAGCGGTCTGCAGATTCAAAATCCCGCTTTACGAGGTGTGCTCACTTTTCCAAAATTTGATGGATTTAATGACTGGTTGGCTTTTGTGTTTACCGCAGAGAGGTTCACGGGTGAGTTAATCGACTCGAGTGAAGGTATCCTGAAATGGATTGATGACTCAGAACTTCTCGATCTCAATCTTTGGGAAGGCGATAAAATTTTTCTGAAGTGGTTACACCGAGATGCGTTTTTTTCGGGGAAATTTACGTATGAAAACAAGCGGTTGATCGATCACGATGTCGTGTTTCACACATTTATTTAACTTTTTCTAAAATCCGCCGCAAATAATCCGCGTCTTCTTTTGCCCAGGCTTCCAAATTTGGAGGCGATGTTTGCGCGTAACCGACTTGACGGATTATGGTTTCGTCAAATTTGTATTCGGTGTGGACGGATAAGGGTCCGTCAAATCCCATTTCGTGCAATAGCCCCAGGCAACGATGCCAATCTACGCATCCTTCTCCAGCTTTTGTGAAGCAGGGGCGATAGCGCGGCGTTTGACCTTCCGGTTGCGGCAGATAATACGCATCTTTAATTCCCACGACTGAGATATAATCCCGAATCATCGCCAATCCCATTGCCCAGTCTTCTCCATCCAGTGCGAGATGTCCGAAATCGGGGTATGCGCCCACGTATTGCGGGTCAAAGCCTTTGATGAGGTGCATCAATCCCGCACAGTTGCTTCCCAGGCAAGGACCGCTGTGAATCTGATAGCAAGTCTGCACGCCGTATTTTTCGCTCAGGACCACAATTTTTTCCAGATCTCTCCGCGCTGCATCTACAACTTGCCAGTAATCATCGCCGGGCTGATATTTCCAGAATCCGATTTTGAGACGGGGAATTTCGGCTTCGGCACATGCGGTATAGTAATTTTCTATTTCTGGTGATTCTGGATCTACCAGTGTCACGGGTGCGGTTATCATGGGGCAGATCAGGTCCTGACTGCGCCAAATTTCGGCCGCTTTGGGCAGTACTTCGATCACATTATCCACATGAATCGGATGGCCCGGACGCACGCATAGGTCAATGCCATCATAGCCCAGTTCAATCGCTTTTTTGCCGAGTTCAGGCACGGAATACTGATCGAAAAATTTGGAGTTGATAATGAGTTCCATTTGAATGATTCCTTAATTTTAGATGGGGAAATCGTACGTTTCATCGCCCAGGCCGTAGGGCTTGAGGGAAATTTTGAGGATGCGCCTTGAGGGCCAGAGGGGCGCGATGGTCGTATCTCAGAACCAGTTTGATTTTTGACCACTGACCCATTATACTGCTTCAGCGGTTTGTTCGGTAGTTAAAACGACAAGGGAAAAATGAAATGGAGACGTTGAGCAAAGAAGATATCAAGGCTTTCAGGAAGTGGGGATATCACGTTGCGCGGGGCGTGTTTGATGGGGATGAGATTGCGCGTTTGCGTGAGGGGTATGATTATATTCTCGAACTGGCAGCGCGGACAGATCTTCCCGATGCTATTCTTCAGGGCAAAGACCGCGAGGTGCATATTCACTTGCAGACACCCGGGCCGATGGTTGGGCCAGAGGCTGTTCAGTATCTGCGAAAAGTTCAGTGGCCTTCTCTCATTCACCCTGCGTTTGAGGAGATTCGGAATAGTGCGAAGTTTCCCGCGCTGTTAGAGCCGTTGATCGGCACGTCGTTGAAGCAGTATATCAATCAGATTAATTTCAAGATGCCTGGTGGAGATATTCAGTTTCCGTGGCATCAGGATATCCGCCCTACACCCGCGTTTCGCGATCAGGTGAATAATTATGTGCAGACCATTATTGTGGTGGATGAGGCGACTGTTGCCAATGGCTGTTTACACGTTATTCCCGGCAGTCACAGGTTGGGAAATTTGAAGGTGACGCGGTATGCAAGGGGGGAAGTTGAAGATCAGGTGGATGTGTCGTCGGCTGTGCCGTGTGAGGCAATGCCGGGTGATGTGGTGATGTTCACGTCTTATACGGTTCACGGCTCGGTACCAAATACGACGGATAATCCGCGGCGTTCGTATATCAATGGTTTTGTTCGCGCTTCGGCGTGTGATGTGGGAAAGTGGGCATTTCTGGAAGGGAAACCCGTTCCGATTACGAGTGATCGCGATTATCACGAGATTCGCTATGGGGCTGCCGGTTAAATAAAGAGAGGTTCACAATGCGTACAGCAAGAGCTGGTTGGGCGCAGTTTGATTCAACGCCGCCACTGGGGCTGCCTATGGGTGGTCGCGGTCCGCGGTTTTCACCCGGGTCTGAGGTGCTCGATCCTCTGGCCGCGCAGGCGGTTGTTATTGAGGATCAAAAGGGCTATCGCACGGTCTGGATTTCGATTGATATGATTGGGATGACATGGCATGTGACGAGTCGTTTGCGCTGCGAGTTAGCTTCAATAACGGGTATTCCTTTTGAAGCGATTATTGTCAATTTTTCGCATACGCACAGCGGTCCCATGTCCGGTTTTGAGGGATATGCTACGACTGTGGCTAAACCAGCAGAACTCGAGGCTTATGAAGCTGATTTGCTGTCTCGCACGATAAAAATGGTGGTTGAAGCCATCGAGAATATGCGAGAGGTCTCTGTTTGTGTGTATCGCGGTACGTCCGAGATTGGGATTAACAGGCGCAGGCGGGGTGCCGATGGCAGTATGGGGATGAGGCCAAATCCAGATGGATATATGAATCGGGATCTCTGGGTGCTCGATCTCGTCGCGGATGATGGACGTTGTGTGCTGTTTAACTATGGATGCCATCCGGTGATGGTTTACGGTTTTGCATGGGATGGCATTTCTGCTGATTTTCCCGGGGTGTGTCGCAATCGATTGGTCGAATTTCTCGGCCCGAATACCCACGCGCAGTTTATTCAGGGACTTGCTGGCAATATTCGACCGCGCCGCCTCGCGGGGTCAGACGCATTTCGCAAATCCACGCCAGAGGATGTTGTTGCGACGGGTGCTCAACTCGCGGATGATGTGCTCGCGGCTATGGATGCGGGCGGTGAATTGCTGGAATTGGATCTCAATTGTGTTTCGGGATTTGCGCTGGCTCCGCGCGACCAGGATGCGATTCCGCCCCTTGCCCACTGGGAAGCACTTGTCAAAAGCGAGGCAGAACTCGAGCAAAATCTGGGTGCGTACTGGGTCGAGCGTTTGGAGTCTGGCATACCGCCTGCGCGTTTTTTCCCCTGGTCAGTAGGCCTTATTCGCCTGACGGGAGAACACACCATCGCGTGGCTTGGCAATGAAGTTGTTGCCGAGTGGCTTCCTTTGCTGAGGACTTATCTCAATGATCCGACTCTCATTGCCTGGGGATATTGTCAGGATGGACGCAATTACATGCCGACAGACGCGCTTATTCCCGAAGGCGGGTACGAGGTTGTCCACGCGAATGCCTATACCAAAGCTGGTCCTGGTCCATTCCAGATTGGTATTAACGAGGTGACCGAGAATACATTTCTCGAACTGGCCGAAAGGCTGTGATGGTTAGTTTTGATTAGATCGTCTGCCCCGTCCGCGCCGTCGCTGTTCACGCCATCGCTGGTATGCTTCTTCGTCAAACTCGATAACGGGAATCTCACCTTGCCAGGCCTCGGCAATGATGGGCATGATGCGCTGTGTCGCCAATTGGAAATCCCGTCCAAAAGGTCTCGGGTTTGGAAACCATTTCCACAGCAGGGCACCTGTGATTCGCGGTTCGTTTTCAATGGCTTCGAGCGCGACGCGCCAGCACATTTCCTGTAAGGGGCGCGCACCATCGTCATCCACGCGATATGTCCACGGTTCTGACGCTGCTTTATAAGATTGGTTGTATCCCAATTCGGTAAATACGATGTTGCGATCCATTTTTTTAGCATAAGTTCGCAGTTCTTTTACCAGACGATCCCATCCACGGCGCAGGTCGGCTTCTGTGGGATTTTGATTTTTTGTTATCGGAAAATAGCTCTGAATACCGATCGCATCCAGGGCGTCCCAGAATGGCACGCGTGTGTAATCCGTCCAATTCGCCGCATACGTAATCCGTCCTTTATACACTTTTCGCACATCTGCAATCAGGGCACGCCATTCGGCTTCGTGATGCAGGGTTTTGTCCAGTTCTGTTCCTATGACAAATGCATCGGCGTCTTTGCAGGCTTCGGCCACTGCCAAAATCCAGGCGCGATAATCTGCCCAGAACCGCGTCCATTCTTCCTCAGAGCGAAACGCAATTTCGCCCCGCCACTCAAATCCCGACCGCCAGTATGCCAGATGGGGCTTGATGCAAATTTTCAATCCCCGTTTGTGGGCTTCTACAATTGGTCTCGTCCAGTGTGCGGGAGCCAATTCACTGGCTCCTTCGAACCGCCTCACCCTGACCGATCCGTCCTGCGAAATGCCCGCATAGGGATGGGTCGCCACCCAGTTTGCTCCCAATATTTCAATATCTCGCAGCGTTGAAACCATTTCGTCACTCGCCCAATCTCGCCCACCCCCGTGCGTTGAAATCGTGATCCCCCGCATTGGCGTATTATCGTCAAAGGCCTGGGGTTCAAACGCGGTAAATAAGCTGAGAAATAGAATGGTGCAATAACGAGGCATGATGGCCTTTCATTTATGCAAAAAAGGCGCAGTGCAAACTGCGCCTCCCTGTGGTCTGATTCGTTTTTATTACTGGATAGAATCATTCCAGTGCAGGCTCTGCTCATCCTTAACTCCTGCCCATCCTGATCCGATTTTACGGCAGGTCGGTAGATCCCATGAGGTAGCGGTCTGCTTCGCGGGCAGCGCCGCGACCTTCTGCGAAGGCAAAGACAACGAGGCTCATGCCCCGGCGCACATCGCCTGCGACAAAGAGGCCGGGAATTTTAGTGGTGAATTCGCCTTCGATAGCTTTGGCATTGGAGCGTTCGTCGCGTTCGAGTTCGAGTTCGTCGAGAATGGTATCTTCGGGACCGAGCCAGCCCATGGATAGGAAGACGAGATCGGCGGGCCATTCTTTTTCTGTACCGGGCACTTCGCGGAATGGCGCGCCGTTTTCTGCGGGTACCCATTCCACTTGCATGGTTTTTAATGCTTTGAGTGTGCCGTTTTTATCGCCGATAAATTCCGTGGTGCTGATGAGATATTCGCGTGGGTCTTTGCCAAAAATGGCGGCGGCTTCCTCCTGCCCATAATCCGTTTTGAAAATGAGCGGCATTTGAGGCCAGGGGTTGCTGTCGGTGCGCGTTTTGGGCGGTTCGGGAATAATGTCGAACTGGTGCAGGCTTTTGCAGCCGTGGCGCATCGCCGTGCCCACGCAGTCGGTTCCCGTATCCCCTCCGCCGAGCACGATAACGTGTTTGTCTTTGGCGCTTATATAATTGCCGTCTTCAAGGTTGGAGTCGAGCAGGCTTTTGGTGTTTTTGTGCAAATACTCAATGGCCTGATGTATGCCGTTGAGTTCGCGGCCTTTGATTGGCAGGTCGCGGGGTTTGAGTGCGCCAATACAGAGCACGACCGCGTCGTATTCATTGAGGAGATCTTTTGCTGGCAGGTCTGTGCCAATTTCGGTATTGGTGATAAACTCGATGCCCGATTCGATCATGAGGTCAATGCGGCGTTGTACGACTTCTTTTTTGTCGAGCTTCATGTTGGGAATGCCGTACATGAGCAATCCGCCAACGCGGTCAGAACGCTCGTACACGGTGACTTTGTGCCCGGCTTTGTTGAGTTGTGCCGCACAAGAGAGGCCTGCGGGACCTGATCCTACGACAGCCACGCGCTTGCCCGTGCGCTTGTCGGGTATATCGGGCGTGACCCAGCCTTCTTCCCAGCCTTTGTCGATGATGGAGACTTCGATGTTTTTGATGGTGACGGCGGGTTCTGTCATGCCCAGCACGCAGGAACCCTCGCAGGGAGCTGGACAGACGCGACCCGTAAATTCGGGGAAGTTGTTGGTCTTGTGTAATCGCTCGAGAGCTTCTTTCCATAGACCG
Above is a window of Gemmatimonadota bacterium DNA encoding:
- a CDS encoding 8-oxo-dGTP diphosphatase; its protein translation is MINATLCYVKNGNKTLMLHRVKKENDIHEGKWNGLGGKMEAGETPEECVIREVREESGLQIQNPALRGVLTFPKFDGFNDWLAFVFTAERFTGELIDSSEGILKWIDDSELLDLNLWEGDKIFLKWLHRDAFFSGKFTYENKRLIDHDVVFHTFI
- a CDS encoding sugar phosphate isomerase/epimerase; translation: MELIINSKFFDQYSVPELGKKAIELGYDGIDLCVRPGHPIHVDNVIEVLPKAAEIWRSQDLICPMITAPVTLVDPESPEIENYYTACAEAEIPRLKIGFWKYQPGDDYWQVVDAARRDLEKIVVLSEKYGVQTCYQIHSGPCLGSNCAGLMHLIKGFDPQYVGAYPDFGHLALDGEDWAMGLAMIRDYISVVGIKDAYYLPQPEGQTPRYRPCFTKAGEGCVDWHRCLGLLHEMGFDGPLSVHTEYKFDETIIRQVGYAQTSPPNLEAWAKEDADYLRRILEKVK
- a CDS encoding glutamate synthase subunit beta, translated to MGKPTGFMEFQRELPADRDPAQRIADWKEFHHHHPDEKLREQGARCMDCGIPFCHTGVRLPESTPFHSGCPINNLIPEWNDLVYRGLWKEALERLHKTNNFPEFTGRVCPAPCEGSCVLGMTEPAVTIKNIEVSIIDKGWEEGWVTPDIPDKRTGKRVAVVGSGPAGLSCAAQLNKAGHKVTVYERSDRVGGLLMYGIPNMKLDKKEVVQRRIDLMIESGIEFITNTEIGTDLPAKDLLNEYDAVVLCIGALKPRDLPIKGRELNGIHQAIEYLHKNTKSLLDSNLEDGNYISAKDKHVIVLGGGDTGTDCVGTAMRHGCKSLHQFDIIPEPPKTRTDSNPWPQMPLIFKTDYGQEEAAAIFGKDPREYLISTTEFIGDKNGTLKALKTMQVEWVPAENGAPFREVPGTEKEWPADLVFLSMGWLGPEDTILDELELERDERSNAKAIEGEFTTKIPGLFVAGDVRRGMSLVVFAFAEGRGAAREADRYLMGSTDLP
- a CDS encoding phytanoyl-CoA dioxygenase family protein encodes the protein METLSKEDIKAFRKWGYHVARGVFDGDEIARLREGYDYILELAARTDLPDAILQGKDREVHIHLQTPGPMVGPEAVQYLRKVQWPSLIHPAFEEIRNSAKFPALLEPLIGTSLKQYINQINFKMPGGDIQFPWHQDIRPTPAFRDQVNNYVQTIIVVDEATVANGCLHVIPGSHRLGNLKVTRYARGEVEDQVDVSSAVPCEAMPGDVVMFTSYTVHGSVPNTTDNPRRSYINGFVRASACDVGKWAFLEGKPVPITSDRDYHEIRYGAAG